A single genomic interval of Lactococcus sp. S-13 harbors:
- a CDS encoding aldo/keto reductase — protein MTLTDTYTLNNGVKIPKVGFGTWQSASGEEAYNAVKTALDAGYRHIDTAAVYKNEESVGKAIADSGIPRQELFVTTKLWGVGTTEDAAKALDESLEKLGLDYVDLYLIHWPNPKAFRPDFESRNAAVWKAMEAAVKAGKTRAIGVSNFHPHHLKPLLKVAEIKPAVNQILVNPSDQQEEIVSFNIDNNILTEAYSPLGTGKIFTVEELVDLAKKYNKTVAQLVLRWSLHKGYLPLPKSVTASRIKENADIFDFDLSIEDIALIDGLHGKAGLATNPDEVDF, from the coding sequence ATGACTTTAACAGATACTTACACGCTCAATAATGGCGTAAAAATTCCCAAAGTTGGTTTTGGCACTTGGCAGTCGGCAAGTGGTGAGGAAGCTTATAATGCTGTGAAAACGGCGTTGGATGCTGGTTATCGCCATATTGATACGGCGGCAGTCTACAAAAATGAAGAATCTGTCGGAAAAGCAATCGCTGATTCAGGAATTCCGCGTCAAGAGCTTTTTGTCACAACAAAACTCTGGGGCGTTGGCACGACTGAGGATGCGGCAAAGGCGCTTGATGAATCTTTGGAAAAATTAGGACTTGATTATGTCGATTTGTACTTGATTCATTGGCCAAATCCAAAGGCTTTTCGTCCGGATTTTGAATCTCGTAATGCGGCAGTTTGGAAAGCTATGGAGGCGGCTGTAAAGGCTGGTAAGACTCGCGCAATTGGTGTTTCGAATTTCCATCCGCATCATTTGAAACCTCTTTTGAAAGTCGCTGAAATTAAACCAGCGGTCAATCAAATTCTGGTCAACCCAAGTGATCAACAAGAAGAAATTGTCAGCTTCAACATCGACAATAATATTTTGACCGAAGCTTATAGCCCGCTTGGAACAGGAAAGATTTTCACTGTGGAAGAGTTGGTTGATTTGGCTAAAAAATACAACAAAACGGTGGCTCAACTTGTCTTGCGTTGGTCTTTGCATAAAGGTTATCTGCCTTTGCCAAAATCAGTTACAGCGAGCCGAATCAAGGAAAATGCTGACATTTTCGATTTCGATTTGAGTATTGAGGATATTGCGCTGATTGACGGATTGCATGGTAAAGCAGGGCTTGCTACGAATCCAGATGAAGTTGATTTTTAA
- a CDS encoding cysteine hydrolase family protein has product MRKILVLIDFQNDFIDGSLGTSEAQAIVPAVLEKLDQYAPENRLATLDTHFEDYLTTQEGKNLPVLHCQKGSVGWQMRQEAQVGYAQIFEKSTFGSVELAEFVRSEQIDEVELIGICTDICVVTNAILIKTYAPEVKISVDAACCAGVSLEKHLAALETLRSCQVEIKNA; this is encoded by the coding sequence ATGAGAAAAATACTTGTTTTGATCGATTTTCAAAATGATTTTATTGACGGAAGTCTGGGGACAAGTGAGGCGCAAGCGATTGTCCCTGCTGTGCTTGAAAAATTAGATCAGTATGCACCTGAAAATCGATTGGCAACTTTGGATACTCATTTTGAGGATTATTTGACGACGCAAGAGGGGAAAAATCTTCCCGTTCTTCATTGTCAAAAAGGAAGTGTGGGCTGGCAAATGCGTCAAGAAGCGCAAGTTGGCTATGCCCAAATTTTTGAAAAATCAACTTTTGGCTCAGTGGAACTGGCAGAATTTGTCCGCTCAGAACAGATTGACGAAGTTGAATTGATTGGGATTTGCACGGATATTTGTGTGGTGACCAATGCGATTTTGATTAAAACTTACGCACCAGAAGTTAAAATCAGCGTTGACGCTGCCTGCTGTGCAGGTGTTTCTCTTGAAAAACATTTGGCAGCTCTTGAAACACTGCGTTCTTGCCAAGTTGAAATCAAAAATGCTTAA
- a CDS encoding LysM peptidoglycan-binding domain-containing protein gives MPVSRVKVKNRHLKKKAKKPITFHKPASKFAGAVLIAGSLTTVHDLLIQQDKSVVQASTSSSAAFIENIASSAKPIADANGLYPSVMIAQAILESNWGTSQLARAPYYNLFGIQGSYQGKNVIFKTQEFLNGKWITKDMPFRVYPSFIESFRDNAYVLKTTNFGSGPYYSKAWRANAATYQMATAALTGRYATDPNYGSSLNRIISQYNLTRFDGGSVAASGTATPPVATNPATSTPSTTSTTIYTVKSGDTLWGISQRYGISVSQIQSANRLQGTVIYIGQKLTLSSATSATATPTTPAQAPATTTPTTSITPAKPSAQTRITVKSGDNLWTLAMRYKTSVAQLKTWNNLRSDLIYVGQNLIVSMTAGTTSTPTATPAAPAATPSTQNTIHKVVSGDTLWALSQKSGSPVASIKAWNHLSSDLILVGQYLRIK, from the coding sequence ATGCCCGTATCTCGCGTTAAAGTTAAAAATAGACACCTCAAAAAGAAGGCAAAAAAACCAATTACTTTTCATAAGCCTGCTTCCAAATTCGCTGGTGCCGTTTTGATTGCTGGCAGTTTAACGACTGTCCACGATTTGCTCATTCAGCAAGACAAATCAGTTGTTCAGGCCTCTACATCGTCCTCAGCTGCCTTTATCGAAAATATCGCAAGTTCCGCAAAACCAATTGCCGATGCAAATGGACTTTATCCTTCTGTCATGATTGCTCAGGCGATTTTGGAGAGTAATTGGGGAACCAGCCAGCTTGCTAGAGCACCTTACTACAATTTATTTGGGATTCAAGGCTCTTATCAAGGAAAGAACGTCATTTTTAAAACGCAGGAATTTCTCAACGGCAAGTGGATTACCAAAGATATGCCGTTTCGAGTTTATCCTTCTTTCATCGAGAGTTTCCGCGACAATGCCTACGTTTTGAAAACAACTAATTTTGGGAGCGGGCCTTATTATAGCAAGGCTTGGCGTGCAAATGCTGCAACTTATCAAATGGCAACCGCAGCATTGACTGGAAGATATGCCACTGATCCCAATTACGGCTCATCCCTCAACCGCATCATTTCACAGTACAATTTGACGCGTTTTGACGGCGGCTCCGTAGCAGCAAGCGGCACGGCAACTCCCCCCGTAGCCACCAATCCTGCGACAAGCACTCCTTCAACTACCAGCACCACAATTTACACCGTCAAATCAGGGGATACTTTGTGGGGCATTTCTCAGCGCTACGGCATCAGTGTTTCTCAAATCCAAAGCGCCAATCGCCTGCAAGGCACGGTGATTTATATCGGACAAAAATTGACCCTAAGCAGTGCAACCTCAGCAACGGCAACGCCCACAACACCTGCCCAAGCTCCCGCTACGACAACACCGACAACCTCAATCACCCCAGCCAAACCAAGCGCGCAAACTAGAATTACTGTCAAATCTGGCGATAACCTCTGGACACTTGCCATGCGCTACAAAACCAGTGTCGCTCAACTCAAAACTTGGAATAATTTACGCTCAGATTTGATTTATGTCGGGCAAAATCTGATTGTTTCGATGACCGCAGGGACAACAAGTACGCCTACGGCTACCCCAGCAGCTCCAGCGGCAACACCAAGCACGCAAAACACAATTCATAAAGTTGTTTCTGGAGATACCCTCTGGGCGCTTTCGCAAAAATCAGGAAGTCCTGTCGCCTCAATCAAAGCGTGGAACCACCTTTCAAGCGATTTGATTTTGGTCGGACAATATTTAAGAATCAAATAA
- the nrdD gene encoding anaerobic ribonucleoside-triphosphate reductase: MKTQVKYQATETEEITVIKRDGRSVKFDSQKIFDALTKAAEKIELTDLSILSALTEKVVGEISERFSNNVKIYEIQSIVEQELLESGETKLAEEYISYRANRDLARAKATDINFTIEKLINRDQTVVNENANKDSNVFNTQRDLTAGAVSKAIGLKILPPHVANAHQKGDIHYHDLDYSPFTTMSNCCLIDFKNMFENGFKLGNAQVDSPKSIQTATAQASQIIANVASSQYGGCSFDRADEVLAPYAKLNYDKHIKDAQKWIEDPEKREAYAREKTTKDIYDAMQSLEYEINTLFTSNGQTPFVTVGFGLGEDWYAREIQKAILKVRIGGLGSEHRTAIFPKLIFTLKRGLNLEVGTPNYDIKALALECSTKRMYPDILSYDKIVELTGSFKASMGCRSFLQGWKDAQGNEVTAGRNNLGVVTVNLPRIALEAAGNKEKFWEIFNERIEIAHDALAFRVERAKEAQPKNAPILFMNGALGRLEADGAVDDLYKDERATVSLGYIGLYEVATTFYGPTWESNPEAKAFTLEIVKKMHEDCEAWSKASGYHYSVYSTPSESLTDRFCRMDKEKFGSVADITDKDYYTNSFHYDIRKNPTPFEKLEFEKDYPVYANGGFIHYCEYPVLQQNPKALEAVWDFAYDRIGYLGTNAPIDHCYECGFEGDFTPTERGFKCPQCGNDDPKTCDVVKRTCGYLGNPQARPMVHGRHKEISARVKHMNGSVGALSNGDLIDSVEVDEAKSKYFVEK, translated from the coding sequence ATGAAAACACAAGTCAAATATCAAGCTACCGAAACAGAGGAAATCACTGTTATCAAACGTGATGGACGGTCGGTTAAATTTGACAGCCAGAAGATTTTTGACGCTCTGACCAAAGCTGCTGAAAAAATCGAGTTGACAGACTTATCGATCCTTTCAGCACTCACTGAAAAAGTCGTCGGTGAAATCTCAGAACGTTTCTCAAACAATGTCAAAATTTACGAAATTCAATCCATCGTTGAACAAGAATTATTGGAATCGGGCGAAACAAAACTTGCTGAAGAATATATCAGCTACCGGGCCAATCGTGATTTAGCGCGCGCAAAAGCAACAGACATCAATTTTACCATTGAAAAACTCATCAATCGTGACCAAACCGTTGTCAATGAAAATGCCAACAAAGACTCTAACGTCTTCAACACCCAGCGTGACTTGACCGCAGGAGCAGTGTCTAAGGCGATTGGGCTGAAAATCTTGCCCCCACACGTGGCCAATGCTCACCAAAAAGGGGATATTCACTACCATGATTTGGACTATTCACCCTTTACTACAATGTCAAACTGCTGTTTGATTGATTTCAAAAATATGTTTGAAAATGGCTTCAAACTTGGTAACGCCCAAGTCGACAGCCCTAAATCAATCCAAACTGCAACGGCTCAAGCCAGTCAAATCATTGCCAATGTCGCAAGTAGCCAATATGGTGGCTGTTCTTTTGACCGTGCCGATGAAGTCCTTGCACCTTACGCTAAGCTCAACTATGACAAGCATATAAAAGATGCCCAAAAATGGATTGAAGATCCAGAAAAGCGTGAAGCATACGCGCGTGAAAAAACGACTAAAGACATCTATGATGCCATGCAGTCTCTTGAATACGAAATCAATACCTTATTCACCTCAAATGGTCAAACACCATTTGTTACTGTTGGTTTTGGACTTGGAGAAGACTGGTATGCGCGTGAAATTCAAAAAGCGATTTTGAAAGTCCGTATTGGTGGACTTGGTTCAGAACATCGGACAGCCATTTTCCCTAAACTCATCTTTACACTCAAACGGGGACTTAATCTGGAAGTAGGCACACCAAACTATGATATCAAGGCGCTTGCCCTCGAATGTTCCACTAAAAGAATGTATCCAGACATTTTGAGTTATGACAAGATTGTCGAATTGACTGGATCATTCAAAGCCTCTATGGGTTGCCGTTCCTTTTTACAAGGCTGGAAAGATGCGCAAGGCAATGAAGTGACAGCAGGGCGTAATAACCTCGGCGTTGTGACGGTCAATTTGCCCCGGATTGCCCTTGAAGCTGCTGGAAATAAAGAAAAATTCTGGGAGATTTTCAATGAGCGCATCGAAATTGCCCATGATGCCCTTGCTTTTCGAGTGGAACGTGCCAAAGAAGCCCAACCTAAAAATGCACCAATCCTCTTCATGAATGGCGCTTTGGGCCGACTTGAAGCTGACGGTGCTGTTGATGACCTTTACAAAGACGAACGTGCTACGGTCAGCCTTGGTTACATTGGGCTTTACGAAGTGGCAACGACCTTCTATGGGCCAACATGGGAAAGCAATCCTGAAGCGAAAGCTTTCACACTTGAAATTGTTAAAAAAATGCACGAAGACTGCGAAGCGTGGTCTAAGGCATCGGGCTATCACTACTCTGTTTATTCCACACCTTCAGAAAGTCTGACTGACCGTTTCTGTCGGATGGACAAGGAAAAATTTGGTTCAGTGGCCGACATCACAGATAAAGATTACTATACTAACTCTTTCCACTATGATATTCGCAAAAACCCAACACCATTTGAAAAATTGGAATTTGAAAAAGATTATCCTGTTTATGCCAATGGTGGATTCATTCATTACTGTGAATATCCAGTCCTTCAACAAAATCCAAAAGCACTGGAAGCCGTTTGGGACTTTGCGTATGACCGTATTGGCTATTTGGGAACAAATGCCCCAATTGACCATTGTTACGAATGTGGTTTTGAAGGCGACTTTACGCCAACTGAACGTGGTTTCAAATGTCCACAATGTGGCAATGATGACCCTAAAACCTGTGATGTTGTTAAACGAACTTGTGGCTACCTCGGCAATCCCCAAGCGCGCCCAATGGTTCACGGACGTCACAAAGAAATTTCTGCTCGTGTCAAACATATGAACGGCAGTGTTGGCGCACTTTCTAATGGTGATTTGATTGATTCAGTTGAGGTTGACGAAGCAAAATCAAAATATTTTGTGGAGAAATAA
- the nrdG gene encoding anaerobic ribonucleoside-triphosphate reductase activating protein produces MNNPKPGEWRAEELSQNYIADYKPFNFVDGEGVRCSLYVSGCMFHCAGCYNQATWSFRYGTPYTQELEERIMADLAQPYVQGLTLLGGEPFLNTPFLLPLIKRIRRELPEKDIWSWTGYTWEELMLETDDKLEMLDLLDILVDGRFELSKKNLMLQFRGSSNQRIIDVPQSRAAGEVVIWEKLNDGEQAFEQIHKEKLI; encoded by the coding sequence ATGAACAATCCAAAACCAGGCGAATGGAGAGCTGAAGAGCTCTCACAAAACTACATTGCAGATTACAAACCCTTTAATTTCGTTGATGGCGAAGGGGTGCGCTGCTCGCTCTATGTATCGGGCTGTATGTTTCATTGCGCAGGCTGCTATAATCAAGCGACATGGTCATTTCGCTATGGCACACCCTACACTCAAGAGTTGGAAGAACGCATCATGGCAGATTTGGCACAACCTTATGTGCAGGGCTTAACACTGCTTGGTGGCGAACCTTTTTTGAACACGCCCTTCTTGCTGCCACTTATAAAGCGAATCCGTCGTGAATTGCCAGAAAAAGACATTTGGTCTTGGACAGGCTATACTTGGGAAGAGTTGATGCTTGAAACTGATGATAAGTTAGAAATGCTTGATTTACTCGATATTCTTGTTGACGGACGTTTTGAATTATCTAAGAAAAATCTGATGTTGCAATTTCGAGGCTCTTCTAATCAACGGATTATTGATGTCCCTCAATCACGGGCAGCAGGTGAAGTGGTCATTTGGGAAAAACTTAATGACGGTGAGCAAGCTTTTGAGCAAATTCATAAAGAAAAATTGATTTAG
- a CDS encoding DUF2325 domain-containing protein, protein MKTILVIEEAKYWGDLKAELAKMNVLFLGFDKKKPNRKEIDELVAKADFVVMRNLNVAHHSISFAKAACKKTGTPFWIGRNFGLDTIIEKFNDQFPKEKLERVKIAPKPKPKQVTSPSATPVSKHAKSASQTEQKAYLKGKKQHLPLKNALKNFQIDDDEPDFTKIFQKKR, encoded by the coding sequence ATGAAAACAATATTAGTCATTGAAGAAGCAAAATACTGGGGAGATTTGAAGGCGGAACTGGCAAAGATGAATGTGCTCTTCCTTGGTTTTGACAAGAAAAAACCGAATCGCAAGGAAATTGATGAATTGGTCGCCAAGGCTGATTTTGTCGTGATGCGCAATCTCAACGTGGCTCATCACTCGATTAGTTTTGCGAAAGCCGCTTGCAAAAAGACTGGCACACCTTTTTGGATTGGGCGAAATTTTGGTTTGGACACAATTATCGAAAAATTTAATGATCAATTTCCCAAAGAAAAACTTGAACGGGTCAAAATTGCCCCAAAACCTAAGCCCAAACAGGTGACTTCACCGTCCGCAACTCCGGTGTCAAAGCACGCTAAATCCGCGAGTCAGACTGAGCAAAAAGCCTATCTCAAAGGGAAAAAGCAACATTTGCCTCTCAAAAATGCACTAAAAAATTTCCAAATCGATGACGACGAGCCTGATTTCACAAAAATCTTTCAGAAAAAACGCTGA
- a CDS encoding energy-coupling factor ABC transporter ATP-binding protein, producing MNKILEVENLVFKYEKESDVNQLNGVSFSVQKGEWLSIIGKNGSGKSTTARLIDGLFEEFEGTVKIDGESLTAENVWQLRQKIGMVFQNPDNQFVGATVEDDVAFGMENQGIPRDEMLKRVDEALLAVNMLDFKTREPARLSGGQKQRVAVAGIIALRPEIIILDESTSMLDPTGRAEIMRVIHDIKEKYHLTVLSITHDLDEAASSDRVLVMRAGEIIKEAAPAELFATSENMVELGLDVPFSSNLMKDLRANGFDLPQKYLSETELVELLAENLRK from the coding sequence ATGAATAAAATTCTCGAAGTAGAAAATTTAGTTTTTAAATATGAAAAAGAAAGTGATGTCAATCAGCTTAACGGTGTATCATTTTCTGTCCAAAAGGGCGAATGGCTATCAATCATTGGCAAAAATGGTTCAGGGAAATCCACCACTGCGCGCCTTATTGATGGACTTTTTGAAGAATTTGAAGGCACAGTCAAGATTGATGGAGAGAGCTTGACTGCTGAAAACGTCTGGCAACTGCGCCAGAAAATCGGAATGGTTTTTCAAAATCCAGATAATCAATTTGTCGGTGCGACTGTTGAAGATGATGTGGCTTTTGGGATGGAAAATCAAGGCATTCCCCGTGACGAAATGCTCAAACGTGTTGATGAAGCCCTCCTTGCGGTTAATATGTTGGACTTCAAAACGCGGGAACCTGCCAGACTTTCAGGTGGTCAAAAACAACGTGTGGCAGTGGCTGGTATCATTGCGCTACGTCCAGAAATTATTATCCTTGATGAAAGCACCTCGATGCTTGACCCAACTGGACGTGCCGAAATCATGCGCGTGATTCACGACATCAAAGAAAAATATCACTTGACCGTGCTGTCCATTACCCACGACCTCGATGAAGCCGCAAGCTCTGATCGCGTTTTAGTCATGCGCGCAGGCGAAATCATCAAAGAAGCTGCGCCAGCCGAACTCTTTGCGACCAGTGAGAACATGGTTGAACTCGGTTTGGACGTCCCCTTCTCGTCAAATCTAATGAAAGATTTGCGGGCCAATGGTTTTGATTTGCCTCAAAAATACCTGAGTGAAACCGAATTAGTTGAACTTTTAGCTGAAAATTTGCGAAAATAA
- a CDS encoding STM3941 family protein has translation MNGIERENWPLKIKASWWKLALTCLFFIAACLVAILFSHSIFIKIGCVIGIIFFVWLYIRSLNLVRIYADETGITANSGGVFAKNPVGPIAWEDMIDLRLERVVAGRSTQYYLICDVLHPEKYILADENDKRYRQLKNLQKCQGYRDESLIFKVLLNGTNINRKKALEILKEERARHNQPILDDSDRTSNQAKITKVNPRISRKWRLVLGLAGLFVLFAWRFSGNQLGRSPLTIGDAYVVSAKADSQFIFAFDVNAHADSSYVGFHENATAAEVKKLANALYDSPEAGDKLEKSGLSAQDNAFDTEIKTSAIWANKYFITFKFADGKYDKLTDFQKNAQGKISATLSNENGAKIKVLVSKQ, from the coding sequence ATGAACGGAATTGAGAGAGAAAACTGGCCTTTAAAAATTAAAGCTTCGTGGTGGAAATTAGCACTCACCTGTCTATTTTTTATCGCCGCGTGCCTAGTTGCCATTCTTTTTAGCCATTCTATCTTTATAAAAATAGGCTGTGTTATCGGGATTATCTTTTTCGTCTGGCTTTACATTCGTAGCCTAAATCTTGTTCGAATTTATGCAGATGAAACAGGGATTACGGCCAATTCAGGAGGTGTTTTTGCCAAAAATCCTGTCGGCCCGATTGCTTGGGAAGATATGATTGATTTGCGCCTTGAGCGGGTTGTTGCAGGACGTAGCACGCAGTATTATTTAATTTGTGATGTTCTCCATCCTGAAAAATACATTCTCGCTGATGAAAATGATAAACGCTATCGGCAACTAAAAAATTTACAAAAATGTCAAGGCTATCGTGATGAATCATTGATTTTCAAAGTTTTGCTCAATGGGACAAACATCAATCGTAAGAAAGCCTTGGAAATACTAAAAGAAGAACGTGCGCGCCACAATCAGCCAATACTGGATGACAGTGATCGCACGAGCAATCAAGCTAAAATTACCAAAGTTAATCCGAGAATCTCGCGGAAATGGCGGCTGGTACTTGGACTAGCAGGGCTCTTTGTCCTATTTGCATGGCGATTTTCGGGTAATCAGCTCGGACGCTCCCCATTAACAATCGGTGATGCTTATGTCGTGAGCGCCAAGGCCGACTCACAATTTATCTTTGCCTTCGATGTCAATGCCCACGCCGACAGCTCTTACGTTGGTTTTCATGAAAATGCGACAGCAGCCGAAGTCAAAAAACTTGCCAACGCACTTTACGACAGTCCTGAAGCAGGTGATAAGCTAGAAAAATCAGGCTTGAGCGCACAAGATAACGCCTTTGATACAGAGATAAAAACCAGTGCAATATGGGCAAATAAGTATTTCATCACTTTTAAATTTGCAGATGGAAAATATGATAAACTCACTGATTTCCAGAAAAACGCCCAAGGAAAAATCAGCGCCACACTCTCAAATGAAAATGGTGCAAAAATAAAAGTGCTTGTTAGCAAACAATAA
- a CDS encoding energy-coupling factor transporter transmembrane component T family protein gives MQNMLMGRYIPGNSLIHRMDPRSKLLVMLAFVVVIFLAHDWLGYLLLLIYTFAGVFLSKISVRYFLKGLRPMIGLILFTVIFQMLFTSGPHVIFSFWFIKISTESLINAVYIFFRFVLIIFMSTILTLTTPPLTLADGIEKGLAPLKKIKVPVHELGLMLSISLRFIPTLMDDTTMIMNAQKARGMDFGEGNLLQKIKSVIPILIPLFVSSFRRADDLAVAMESRGYQGGDGRTKYRQLKWQNRDNLLVLSIIIMAALLILWTRMP, from the coding sequence ATGCAAAATATGCTTATGGGGCGCTACATTCCAGGGAATTCCCTGATCCACCGCATGGATCCCCGCTCAAAACTTTTAGTTATGCTCGCCTTTGTGGTCGTCATTTTCTTGGCGCATGATTGGCTCGGTTACTTGTTATTATTGATTTATACTTTTGCGGGAGTCTTTTTATCTAAAATTTCTGTGCGCTATTTCCTCAAGGGGCTGCGCCCAATGATTGGACTTATTTTGTTCACAGTGATTTTCCAGATGCTGTTTACAAGCGGCCCACACGTCATTTTTAGCTTTTGGTTCATCAAAATCTCCACAGAATCGCTCATCAATGCTGTTTACATCTTTTTTAGATTTGTATTGATTATCTTTATGTCGACAATTTTGACCTTGACCACACCTCCCTTGACTTTGGCAGACGGGATTGAGAAAGGGCTGGCTCCCTTGAAAAAAATCAAAGTTCCCGTCCATGAGCTAGGGCTGATGTTGTCCATTAGTTTACGCTTCATCCCGACCTTGATGGACGACACTACCATGATCATGAACGCACAAAAAGCACGAGGAATGGACTTTGGCGAAGGCAATCTTCTCCAAAAAATCAAATCGGTCATTCCAATTTTGATTCCGCTGTTTGTTAGCTCTTTTCGTCGAGCGGATGATTTAGCCGTAGCGATGGAAAGCCGTGGTTACCAAGGCGGAGACGGTCGCACCAAATATCGCCAGCTCAAATGGCAAAATCGGGACAATCTCTTAGTATTAAGCATCATCATTATGGCTGCCCTCTTGATTCTATGGACAAGGATGCCATAA
- a CDS encoding thiol-disulfide isomerase, whose amino-acid sequence MITLNVNSLENAEIFFKELGLEEEIALNETYDPILETLALPVEIIDEIHDKILALKLPVSPITPSVDGKHMFSFIAPEGNTFIVIGEWVEQPYTSEARTEFLTNIKALKPLSAQQLATLPAESLILFGRVTCPWTRRFARQLPAFADQTIYYVDTENTDLDLDLQAFRSTYTIATVPSFIRKNADGTFRKFDNKKENLSDFIK is encoded by the coding sequence ATGATTACTTTGAATGTAAATAGTCTAGAAAACGCCGAAATTTTCTTTAAAGAACTTGGTTTAGAAGAAGAAATCGCCCTCAATGAAACCTACGATCCAATTTTGGAGACACTCGCTCTCCCAGTCGAAATTATTGATGAAATTCATGACAAAATCCTCGCACTAAAACTTCCGGTTAGCCCAATCACACCAAGTGTTGACGGCAAGCATATGTTCAGCTTTATTGCGCCAGAAGGCAACACCTTTATCGTGATAGGTGAGTGGGTTGAACAGCCCTACACCAGCGAGGCTCGCACGGAATTTTTGACCAACATCAAAGCACTCAAACCCTTATCTGCTCAGCAGTTGGCAACTTTGCCAGCAGAAAGTTTGATTCTTTTTGGACGGGTCACTTGCCCGTGGACACGTCGCTTTGCTCGTCAATTACCCGCTTTTGCTGACCAGACGATTTACTACGTGGACACTGAGAATACCGATCTTGATTTGGATTTACAAGCCTTTAGAAGCACTTACACTATTGCCACTGTCCCAAGTTTTATTAGAAAAAATGCTGACGGAACTTTCCGTAAGTTTGATAACAAAAAAGAAAACTTATCAGACTTTATAAAATAA
- the dapD gene encoding 2,3,4,5-tetrahydropyridine-2,6-dicarboxylate N-acetyltransferase: MEAQKLSAQEIIQFIGSAEKKTRVKVTLSGMPSFKSAGFLAENGRPNFKALANKGIQVLGDFHTHYSLKIIIGDWQAVKPLLQGLVEDKDYTIEFDGRNSAVPLLDTRAINARIEPGAIIRDQVSIGDNAVIMMGAIINIGAEIGEATMIDMGAVLGGRATVGKNSHIGAGAVLAGVIEPASAEPVRVGDNVLVGANAVIIEGVQVGSGSVVAAGAIVTQDVPENVVVAGVPARIIKEIDEKTQQKTALEDALRNL; this comes from the coding sequence ATGGAAGCACAAAAATTATCTGCCCAAGAAATCATTCAATTCATCGGCTCAGCCGAGAAAAAAACGCGAGTAAAAGTCACGCTCTCAGGAATGCCAAGCTTTAAAAGCGCAGGGTTTCTCGCTGAGAATGGCCGACCTAATTTTAAAGCATTAGCCAACAAAGGCATTCAAGTGCTCGGTGATTTCCACACCCATTACAGCCTAAAAATAATCATCGGTGACTGGCAAGCGGTAAAACCTCTTCTTCAGGGATTAGTTGAAGATAAAGACTACACCATTGAATTTGACGGCAGAAATTCCGCTGTGCCTCTCCTTGACACCCGCGCCATCAATGCACGCATCGAACCCGGAGCGATTATCCGCGACCAAGTGAGCATTGGGGACAACGCCGTAATTATGATGGGCGCAATTATCAATATTGGCGCAGAAATCGGTGAAGCAACCATGATTGACATGGGAGCAGTTCTTGGCGGTCGAGCAACCGTTGGAAAAAATTCTCACATCGGAGCAGGAGCTGTCCTTGCAGGCGTCATCGAACCCGCCTCGGCCGAACCCGTCCGTGTTGGTGATAATGTTCTTGTCGGCGCCAATGCCGTCATTATCGAAGGCGTCCAAGTCGGCTCAGGTTCCGTTGTTGCCGCTGGTGCCATCGTTACCCAAGACGTCCCAGAAAACGTGGTTGTCGCAGGCGTTCCAGCTCGTATCATCAAAGAAATCGATGAAAAAACTCAACAAAAAACAGCCCTAGAAGACGCGCTGAGAAATCTGTAA